In a genomic window of Occallatibacter riparius:
- a CDS encoding TnsD family Tn7-like transposition protein, which translates to MESLIDENTLWPYWAAFQSRERRSRTRMEMAGAGNAYLSLGLMASALPWLRFFRYCLSCVDLDRAAERETYWHRVHQIPSIEVCPSHGERLLDSQVQFRQSRNRYEYRSAESAIASTSGLVRKKPKMDETSSDAAQLQLAKSAAWLLAHPQASRSGVELRTRLVSELALRGFATWNGTVRVSRLVSSITSRYPAKWLEAIGCGFPSPPHENWLERLFRRPESTQATIRYLLLVNFLETSVESILRTEMPAPFGKPPWPCLNKASNHFGQLTIPMCEIATTRNGTALVGRFACLDCGMIYVRLGPDASAADREQPQSGAADRMRRDWVPVYGPEWNQTLIRGWGEADTSMRKLADRLGVDARTVRLQTLRLGLEPVRDGSGCRETPVASSMPVAPANAKGVGEYRSQWLQLQRDHPSFARSRLREAAPALYTFLYRHDPLWLGQHSPLPRRSTEVRSPVDWNVRDVALSDEVDRAAERLLLRRPLVRLTFTAMLREASSTWALTKLSRLPLTGSALKLRQESRVDFAIRRIQEVSAAQSLGGSTPLRWRLVRAANIRPDLLILKAVEDAIQVALIAQTNSRL; encoded by the coding sequence GTGGAGTCGTTGATCGACGAAAACACCCTGTGGCCCTATTGGGCGGCTTTCCAGTCTCGGGAGCGCCGCTCAAGAACGCGCATGGAGATGGCGGGCGCCGGGAACGCCTACTTGTCACTTGGGCTAATGGCAAGCGCACTTCCCTGGCTGAGGTTTTTCCGGTATTGCCTGTCGTGTGTAGACCTCGATCGTGCGGCAGAGCGGGAGACATACTGGCACCGTGTACACCAGATCCCAAGCATTGAGGTCTGCCCAAGCCACGGGGAACGACTCCTCGACAGCCAGGTACAATTTCGCCAGTCCCGCAACCGGTACGAGTACCGGTCGGCTGAATCAGCGATTGCTTCGACGTCGGGTTTGGTGCGTAAGAAGCCAAAGATGGACGAAACGTCTTCAGACGCCGCGCAACTGCAGTTAGCCAAGAGCGCAGCTTGGCTGTTGGCTCATCCGCAGGCATCCCGGTCAGGCGTGGAACTTCGAACTCGCCTCGTTTCGGAGTTGGCTCTCCGCGGATTTGCGACGTGGAATGGTACTGTCCGAGTCTCGCGGCTGGTGTCCAGTATCACGTCCCGATATCCCGCGAAATGGCTCGAGGCGATCGGATGCGGATTCCCCTCTCCTCCCCACGAGAACTGGTTGGAACGGCTGTTCAGAAGGCCAGAATCAACGCAGGCGACCATACGATACCTGCTGCTGGTTAATTTCCTTGAGACGAGCGTCGAGTCAATCCTGCGGACGGAGATGCCTGCTCCGTTTGGTAAGCCCCCGTGGCCCTGCTTGAACAAAGCCTCCAATCATTTCGGTCAACTGACAATCCCGATGTGCGAAATCGCGACAACCCGAAATGGGACAGCTCTCGTTGGTCGATTCGCATGTCTGGATTGTGGCATGATCTACGTGCGCTTGGGCCCTGATGCGAGCGCCGCAGATCGCGAACAGCCACAGAGTGGGGCTGCAGACCGCATGCGGCGAGACTGGGTGCCAGTGTACGGCCCCGAGTGGAATCAAACACTCATCCGTGGATGGGGCGAGGCGGATACATCTATGAGGAAGCTTGCGGACCGTCTCGGCGTTGATGCCCGGACCGTGCGACTACAGACGCTGCGGCTCGGTCTTGAGCCTGTTCGCGATGGGAGTGGTTGCCGAGAGACACCCGTCGCCTCCAGCATGCCTGTGGCACCGGCGAATGCCAAGGGTGTCGGCGAGTATCGGTCGCAATGGTTGCAGCTGCAACGTGACCATCCGAGCTTTGCCCGAAGTCGTTTGAGGGAGGCCGCACCAGCTCTCTATACCTTTCTTTACAGGCATGACCCTCTATGGCTTGGGCAGCATTCTCCGTTGCCACGAAGATCAACAGAGGTTCGTTCGCCTGTGGATTGGAACGTTCGTGATGTTGCCCTATCCGACGAGGTGGACCGGGCGGCCGAGCGGTTACTACTTCGAAGGCCGCTCGTTCGCCTCACGTTCACAGCGATGCTGCGGGAAGCGTCCTCGACGTGGGCATTGACGAAGCTTTCCCGCCTTCCCCTGACGGGAAGCGCTCTAAAGCTCAGGCAGGAAAGTCGTGTCGATTTTGCCATCCGCAGGATCCAAGAGGTGTCAGCGGCGCAGTCGCTAGGCGGATCAACTCCTCTCAGATGGCGGTTGGTTCGTGCCGCCAACATCAGGCCCGATTTGTTGATCCTGAAGGCAGTCGAGGACGCGATTCAGGTCGCGCTGATTGCGCAGACGAACTCCCGGCTCTAA
- a CDS encoding helix-turn-helix domain-containing protein produces the protein MCRDRHIPGVINASISSNLVHSVPSSISHTIRTTATDSEAAVAQPCFRSPLHFSTIRQTLICPVCQLSQFERGTGKCRRCHSSLGLSYFEILFPTSPGALNAQSMIAIGLEVGSLIRNLRFRRGITQETLASLTGIHRTYLSRVERGQVMPSLLNLLRIMGALGVDKILLRARIPSS, from the coding sequence ATGTGCCGGGATCGGCACATTCCTGGCGTCATTAACGCTTCGATCTCTTCCAACCTCGTCCATTCTGTCCCCAGCTCTATTTCACACACGATACGTACAACCGCCACCGACTCGGAAGCCGCGGTGGCGCAGCCTTGTTTCCGGAGCCCCTTGCATTTTTCGACGATTCGTCAAACCCTCATCTGCCCCGTCTGCCAACTGAGCCAATTCGAACGTGGAACTGGCAAATGCCGTCGCTGCCACAGTTCACTAGGGCTTAGCTATTTCGAGATTCTCTTTCCTACGTCTCCTGGGGCCTTGAATGCGCAATCGATGATCGCGATAGGTCTTGAAGTTGGGAGCCTCATTCGAAACCTGAGGTTCCGGCGCGGCATAACCCAGGAGACCTTAGCCTCGCTGACTGGAATTCACCGAACTTATTTGTCGCGCGTAGAGCGCGGCCAGGTCATGCCCTCACTCCTGAATCTGCTTCGAATCATGGGCGCTCTCGGCGTGGACAAAATCCTGCTGCGAGCGCGAATACCGTCCAGCTAA
- a CDS encoding endonuclease/exonuclease/phosphatase family protein has product MICSSSRALGACFSHANLIPKEGTMRLATFNAENLFDRPKAMNLSDRSLGDQILSDFAELNQLIEKDPYTPRVKEKILSLFHKQSRYIKLNEDHGRLLSGDKKTVIASGRSSWIGFFELIEGSVKEPAIDNTGRVVKELKGDVTCIIEVEDRAALCEFNKEVLNDRHFDHVMVVPGNDLRGINVGVLVREPQKIIHMVSHVDDKDEVGQIFSRDCMEYTIQCGEGGPKLLVLVNHFKAKDQHPASSDEKRMRQAKRVREIYEQRKTEFDYIAIMGDLNDSPDSDPLKPLLRDGSDLVDVWGRPGFNDGGYPGTYLNCTPKEKIDYILVSPQLAKKFKTGGVERRGIWAGNDGKKFHPFMNKAIEAASDHAGLWATFDFQPA; this is encoded by the coding sequence GTGATCTGCAGTAGCTCCCGTGCACTCGGCGCTTGTTTTTCCCACGCCAACTTAATCCCGAAGGAGGGCACTATGCGCTTAGCAACTTTCAACGCAGAGAATCTCTTCGATCGCCCGAAAGCCATGAACCTGAGCGATCGGAGCTTGGGTGATCAGATCCTGAGTGATTTCGCGGAACTGAATCAGCTCATCGAGAAAGACCCGTATACGCCCAGAGTCAAAGAGAAAATCCTGAGCCTGTTTCACAAGCAGAGCCGATACATCAAGCTGAACGAGGATCACGGTAGACTCCTCTCTGGCGACAAGAAGACGGTTATCGCGAGCGGACGATCCTCCTGGATTGGCTTCTTCGAATTGATCGAAGGCAGCGTGAAAGAACCAGCCATCGATAACACAGGCCGGGTGGTCAAGGAACTGAAGGGCGATGTCACGTGCATTATCGAGGTCGAAGATCGCGCGGCTCTCTGCGAATTCAATAAAGAAGTTCTGAATGACAGACACTTTGATCACGTGATGGTGGTCCCCGGAAACGACCTCCGAGGCATCAATGTTGGCGTTTTGGTGCGCGAGCCGCAGAAGATCATCCACATGGTCAGCCATGTCGACGACAAGGACGAAGTTGGTCAGATCTTTAGTCGCGACTGCATGGAATACACCATTCAATGTGGAGAGGGAGGCCCCAAGCTGTTGGTTTTGGTGAACCACTTCAAGGCCAAAGACCAACATCCAGCTTCGTCTGACGAAAAGCGGATGCGCCAGGCCAAAAGGGTGCGCGAGATTTACGAACAGCGCAAGACGGAATTTGACTACATCGCGATCATGGGTGACCTGAACGACTCCCCGGACAGCGATCCGCTGAAGCCATTACTCCGCGACGGTTCTGATCTCGTGGATGTGTGGGGCAGACCGGGGTTCAATGATGGAGGATACCCAGGCACCTATCTAAACTGCACCCCCAAGGAGAAGATCGACTATATTCTGGTCTCTCCCCAGCTGGCCAAAAAATTCAAAACCGGAGGAGTGGAGAGGCGTGGCATCTGGGCGGGCAATGACGGGAAGAAGTTTCATCCCTTCATGAACAAGGCGATCGAAGCCGCGTCCGATCACGCTGGGCTCTGGGCCACTTTCGATTTCCAACCGGCTTAG